The following nucleotide sequence is from Lytechinus variegatus isolate NC3 chromosome 12, Lvar_3.0, whole genome shotgun sequence.
TCAAACATGAAAACCTACTTACCTGCGAGGTATGTGAGGGTAGATGGCAGGCTGCAGATGAACCCAACAATGGCATAGCTTGAGTTTAATCTCACCACCATCTCATGGAGAAGAACGCCAAACGATTTCGCGATGCCTCCATCGAACACCAGAAGGGTAAACTTACAGAACACGATCGCGTATCCCCACCGCCAATTCAAAATGTTTCCTTCGGTTGGAGgcttcattattattcattgttaTCGGTACGAATGATTAAATCAAAGTTAAAAGAGTTTGGTGTAAGATAATAGACccgttcgtagttacttcatggacaattttggtcaaatgacctttcatttcttccattatgataggcagatttcaaagcaagatattacgtaagcttgccttacatagcaggatgaagaaattgaatagaccaggtgactagaatagcacacccatgaacactttatgaaggtatttgttgcattcctactttgagtgcatatcatagcatgttgtacaatgtacttgacaaactgtggaataccagtcgttcgtggacgcattgttgtttattgtggatgtaaatgaaaaccacaattcaaaagaatatatgaataagcAAGACATTAAAGGTGGTGCTTATCtgattagattttaaaccaccatgtcactttagtacaaatgaccttcttctgatcatgcgcagaatatTTTAaacatgcgcagaaaggaactccGAACTGGCTTATTTTGTTGCTTTACTAGACCTTTACAAAATAGAGAGTGTGAGGAagagagatagacagagagAAACAAAGAGGGAGAGTGAAACGGAGAAAGCATGACTGTTGAGAGGAGAGATTCCATTGACTTTGACAGGTAGTGGTATCACAATACTAGTAATCTACATTCGCAAATCTATGTCTTCCTGCCAGCAGGTGTTTCACAAATCTGCGTATGTACATGATGTAATGAATTTGACACGATATCTGGACTCGTTTGCATACATCACTTGTTGCTAGGTCTGGCAAGCCTCTGGTAGAGTTTCAGGTTGTCAAGAAAACCCATTGTGTGAAAAGTGTGTAGGCCTATGCATTTTGATTAATAGAAAAAGTTACTCTAGATCAAATGTGAGAGTGGAAACGCAACCAGTTTGCATTCTCAAaatagacaatttttttttatactcatGAACTGATGAATTTCAATTCATAGTTGACTTTTAATGATCTGCATATATTTCTTGGTGCTAATGAATATGCTGACGGCGATCAGACTTCACCGGGAGGGCGATTCACGGCGGCTTGGCTTCGAAGTTGGATGCAACCAAAGCCCTCTCTCTTGTTTGTTTTCTAATAGTTTGGGCAAATCACATTCAATTGGCTGTAAAAGTGGTGTTTATTCCTttcttaaggcatggtcacaccgcccgagcgttgttggagcggtcgtggagcggtagggaaagagggccgaatttcgctcacaaaattggggaaaaaatcgaaaaaaaaaaaaacaatcgaaatcgaaaaatggtgaacggtagcgagcggtgacgattttttttctctccgctccacaaccgctccaacaacgctcgggcggtcgtggagcggtagagagagagggtcgaatttcgttcacaaaattggggaaaaaatcgaaaacaaaaaaataacattcgaaatcgaaaatggtgaacggtagcgagtggtgatgatttttttctctccgctccacgaccgctccaacaacgctcgggcggtgtgaccagacCTTTAGGCAAgtaaaaaattaaaacttgcaaaatgtaaaaatgttaaTGTTAATGGAATTACAACTAGCTTCCCATTAGTCTGCGACTCCGGATTTTGATGattgcagagacgtctccgcgacatctcCGATAAATCTATAACACTTGGGCCTATGTCTCctccgaggagtcgcaagaaaGTCGGACATGCTCGATTTTTTTCCCCAGTCGATGCACTGGTATTCAGATGAGCTTGGGGTGCCATGCCCCCTCGCCCCTGAAAAAA
It contains:
- the LOC121425495 gene encoding monocarboxylate transporter 7-like, yielding MKPPTEGNILNWRWGYAIVFCKFTLLVFDGGIAKSFGVLLHEMVVRLNSSYAIVGFICSLPSTLTYLAGPLVSLLLERMNDRLVAGGGAILSATCLLICAFSTNVVLLGVCLALTGKGDYRR